A window of Halodesulfovibrio aestuarii DSM 17919 = ATCC 29578 contains these coding sequences:
- the topA gene encoding type I DNA topoisomerase — MGKDLIIVESPAKVKTIKKFLGRNYMVHASVGHVRDLPKKDLGVDEEKNYKPKYQIIQGKQKVVSTLKEAAAKADHVYLAPDPDREGEAIAWHIAEIIKKENPNAKRIQFNEITARAVREALEHPKDLNENLFDAQQARRILDRLVGYKLSPLLWNKVKRGISAGRVQSVALRLIVEREAERYAFDPEEYWVFKAEMEGETPPPFKATLHQIAGKKAVVPNEEAAIALQEAVLASKISVEKVEEKKRSRQPLPPFITSTLQQAASQRHGYSAKRTMSIAQRLYEGVELGDKGTTALITYMRTDSVRIADDARDAAKELILSMYGEEYVPPKPRFFKTKSNAQDAHEAIRPVDASITPDSIRTLLPREQHALYTLIWSRFMASQMAAAQFHDTTVTIAATPNATTIKNADELASTWRVKGERMLFPGFLAVSPQKTKEDSVELPKLEAGQDIRLLTLDKEQKFTQPPARFSEASLVREMEELGIGRPSTYAAIISTLIDRGYALLEEKNFVPTDLGRIVCQQLVKHFSTLMDVRFTAQMETLLDNVAEGKLNWTQLMTDFMNDFNPTLEKATEEMESVKQGLETDLTCSECGKPMMIKFGKAGTFLACSGYPDCKNTSNFTRDENGKVVLVERPKEELQKMGVCPDCGKDLVLKRTRTGGRFIACTGYPECKHAKPFSTGVKCPRCNEGEIVEKSSRSGKIFYSCSRYPQCDYALWNYPVEEECPQCDSKLLTIKTTKARGKHIACPEKTCRYTRSLEEDSE, encoded by the coding sequence ATGGGAAAAGACCTGATAATCGTAGAATCACCCGCAAAGGTGAAAACAATTAAAAAGTTCCTTGGCCGTAACTACATGGTTCACGCCAGTGTAGGTCACGTGCGAGATTTGCCTAAAAAAGATCTCGGCGTAGATGAAGAAAAAAACTACAAGCCGAAGTATCAGATCATTCAGGGTAAACAGAAAGTTGTTTCCACGCTGAAAGAAGCGGCAGCAAAAGCTGATCACGTATATCTTGCTCCCGACCCCGATCGCGAAGGAGAGGCTATTGCGTGGCATATTGCTGAGATTATTAAAAAAGAAAATCCTAATGCTAAGCGTATCCAGTTCAACGAAATTACCGCCCGTGCTGTCCGTGAAGCGCTTGAGCACCCGAAGGATTTGAACGAAAACCTCTTCGATGCCCAGCAGGCCCGTCGAATTCTTGACCGCCTTGTGGGCTATAAGCTCTCCCCTTTACTCTGGAATAAAGTAAAACGTGGTATTTCTGCAGGTCGAGTACAGTCCGTTGCGCTGCGCCTCATTGTTGAACGTGAAGCGGAACGCTATGCATTTGATCCGGAAGAGTACTGGGTTTTTAAAGCTGAAATGGAAGGTGAAACCCCGCCGCCATTTAAAGCTACACTTCATCAGATAGCAGGTAAAAAAGCTGTTGTTCCTAACGAGGAAGCTGCAATAGCGCTTCAGGAAGCAGTGCTCGCATCCAAAATAAGCGTAGAAAAAGTTGAAGAAAAAAAGCGCAGCCGTCAGCCGCTGCCACCGTTCATCACGTCCACACTCCAGCAGGCAGCAAGCCAGCGCCACGGATATTCTGCGAAACGTACCATGTCCATTGCCCAGCGCCTATATGAAGGTGTTGAGCTTGGCGACAAAGGTACCACCGCGCTTATCACGTACATGCGTACTGACTCCGTGCGTATTGCTGACGATGCGCGTGATGCAGCGAAAGAACTTATTCTTTCCATGTACGGCGAAGAATACGTTCCACCAAAACCACGATTTTTTAAAACCAAATCTAACGCTCAGGATGCTCACGAAGCCATCAGGCCTGTTGACGCATCTATCACTCCGGATTCCATCCGTACGTTGCTTCCACGCGAACAGCACGCGTTGTACACACTCATCTGGTCCCGCTTCATGGCTTCCCAGATGGCAGCAGCTCAATTCCATGACACCACTGTCACTATTGCCGCTACACCAAATGCAACGACCATTAAGAATGCAGACGAATTAGCCAGCACATGGCGCGTAAAGGGCGAGCGTATGCTCTTCCCCGGCTTCCTTGCTGTTTCTCCGCAGAAGACAAAAGAAGACTCCGTTGAACTCCCTAAGCTTGAAGCAGGACAGGACATCCGTCTTCTTACGCTTGATAAAGAACAGAAATTTACACAGCCACCAGCACGATTCTCAGAAGCTTCTCTAGTACGTGAAATGGAAGAACTCGGTATCGGGCGTCCATCCACCTATGCAGCCATTATTTCAACCTTGATTGATCGTGGCTATGCCCTGTTGGAAGAAAAGAATTTTGTGCCGACCGACCTTGGCCGCATCGTTTGCCAGCAGCTTGTAAAACACTTCTCCACCCTTATGGACGTGCGTTTTACGGCGCAGATGGAAACACTGCTCGATAACGTAGCAGAAGGTAAGCTGAACTGGACACAACTCATGACTGACTTCATGAACGACTTCAACCCGACGCTTGAAAAAGCTACTGAAGAAATGGAGTCAGTAAAACAGGGACTTGAAACTGACCTTACCTGTTCAGAATGCGGCAAGCCGATGATGATCAAGTTTGGTAAGGCTGGAACCTTCCTTGCTTGTTCCGGCTATCCGGACTGTAAAAACACCTCCAACTTTACCCGAGATGAAAACGGTAAGGTTGTGCTTGTGGAACGCCCAAAAGAAGAATTACAGAAAATGGGTGTATGTCCGGATTGCGGTAAAGACCTTGTTCTTAAACGTACCCGTACCGGCGGCCGTTTTATCGCATGTACCGGTTATCCTGAATGCAAGCACGCAAAGCCGTTCTCTACGGGCGTAAAATGCCCGCGTTGTAACGAAGGCGAAATTGTTGAAAAGTCTTCCCGTTCCGGGAAAATATTCTATTCCTGCAGCAGATATCCCCAGTGTGACTATGCCCTGTGGAACTACCCTGTGGAAGAAGAATGTCCGCAATGCGATTCAAAACTGCTCACTATTAAAACAACCAAGGCACGCGGCAAGCATATTGCCTGTCCGGAAAAGACTTGCCGTTACACCCGTAGCCTCGAAGAAGATTCCGAATAA
- a CDS encoding PAS domain-containing sensor histidine kinase yields the protein MRARFLHFIFLALLTVILTVSSVFANPASSTKQRKNILYLNSYHNGYAWSDNLLEGFKERIQDSPYSIMLQVEYLDSKKFPYNDAVKHIIDLFRRKFAHTTFDLITVSDNDAFNFIIEYGEELFPGVPVVFVGVNDFKPSLIKGKEITGVMETFDVASNIRLALEMHPNLKQMIIIGDESVTGKAIRKQVIEGLPTIDKGLKLQFWTDLPHREIIRRVKQVSPDTFFYFIPMYREIDGQFYSAQELLQKVHDNTTAPLYSNWRFLLGSGILGGKLISGITDGKMAAELGLQILDGTPASDIAVISESASPWAFDYNELKRLHLSERELPAPADMINAPSRFYELNKQVFWTIIVSLILLTITLVLLVMNILEKKSVEQKIKDQLSFLRLLMDTIPIPIYSKDKYGRYQQCNLAFEKFFGIQRDDILNCNEWELQEFGLSQLQHPIDHQLLHEQGESIYEQTISSREGSVHNILLHKATNVNARGEIAGMVGVIFDFTDRKKAEDSLRFAEEKYRSIFENSPLGIFRVRPTGAFVDVNPAFARMVGYTTPQEFMAHENTALDDLLQGVDFHKARANEILTFERSLLRPDNTTIAANISIRVVRDRLNNIELLEGFSENITTRKRAEKALRNSERMLQSVMDNIPQLVSWKGNDFRYMGSNRSFDRFFDVKHARELIGKTDFEFLSNSQDAATMQQAENMVLAHNIPQLKSKERITDKDGNLVWLEINRLPLHGDKDEVVGLLSTAEDITQRINLERQLLQSQKMEAIGTLAGGIAHDFNNILTSIINSVELALIDIDEETLTCNDLARALRAAQHGSSLVKKILTFSKPSVAGFRTTDLLEVMNESVGLVSASLPRNINIETTYNVDHAHTFGDPTQMNQVIMNMCTNSFQALREHGGTLRLEVDEEFLPEEKASQFNIPEGEYFKLIIEDNGPGITSEIQDKIFDPFFTTKGKTEGTGLGLSVVLGIIKGHGGGVEVSSIPFVRTAFTIYLPHIDRPVLEAETQLTEKILQGEGRILFVEDDSDQLETIPRVLRNLGYEVDPIGDAAVAATMISERPESWDLVITDFDMPELNGLELAKHISKAAPELPVIMVSGRNIAAKGAREIPSVKTLVSKPYNSSIIAKAITSVLRPLQ from the coding sequence ATGAGGGCACGGTTTTTACACTTCATATTTTTAGCGCTTCTGACTGTAATACTGACGGTTTCAAGCGTTTTCGCCAATCCTGCGTCTTCAACCAAACAACGTAAGAACATCCTGTATCTTAATTCCTACCATAATGGATACGCATGGTCAGACAATCTACTCGAAGGCTTTAAAGAGCGGATTCAAGACAGCCCGTATTCTATTATGTTGCAGGTAGAATATCTCGACTCAAAAAAGTTTCCCTACAATGACGCAGTGAAGCACATCATAGATTTGTTCAGACGCAAATTTGCTCACACAACATTTGACCTTATTACAGTTTCAGACAACGACGCATTTAACTTTATTATTGAATACGGGGAGGAGCTCTTTCCCGGAGTTCCTGTTGTTTTTGTCGGCGTCAACGATTTCAAACCGTCTTTGATTAAAGGCAAAGAAATTACTGGCGTCATGGAAACATTTGACGTTGCTTCAAATATCCGTCTCGCACTCGAAATGCATCCTAACCTCAAACAAATGATCATTATCGGCGACGAGTCTGTTACCGGTAAAGCCATCCGTAAACAGGTTATCGAGGGCCTGCCTACTATTGATAAGGGATTGAAACTACAATTCTGGACAGATCTGCCCCATAGAGAAATTATCCGACGCGTTAAACAGGTATCACCTGATACTTTTTTCTATTTTATTCCAATGTATCGGGAAATTGACGGGCAATTTTATTCCGCGCAGGAGTTGTTGCAAAAAGTACATGACAACACCACAGCCCCTCTCTACTCCAACTGGAGATTCCTGCTTGGCTCCGGCATCCTCGGCGGAAAACTCATTTCCGGCATTACAGACGGAAAAATGGCAGCCGAACTTGGTTTGCAAATTCTTGACGGTACTCCTGCCAGCGATATCGCCGTCATCTCAGAAAGCGCTTCCCCATGGGCATTTGACTACAATGAACTTAAGCGCCTTCACTTGAGCGAACGTGAACTCCCGGCACCGGCTGACATGATCAACGCTCCAAGCAGGTTCTACGAATTAAACAAGCAGGTCTTCTGGACAATTATCGTCAGTCTTATCCTGCTTACCATCACTCTCGTACTGCTGGTGATGAATATTCTTGAAAAAAAATCCGTAGAACAAAAGATCAAAGACCAATTATCCTTTTTGCGTCTGCTCATGGATACTATCCCTATTCCTATCTACTCAAAAGACAAGTACGGGCGGTACCAGCAATGCAACCTTGCCTTTGAAAAATTTTTCGGCATCCAGCGTGATGATATTTTAAACTGTAACGAATGGGAATTACAGGAATTCGGTCTGTCTCAGCTACAACATCCTATCGATCACCAATTACTGCATGAACAAGGCGAATCGATTTACGAACAGACTATTTCGTCCCGCGAAGGCAGCGTACATAACATTCTGCTGCACAAAGCAACTAATGTGAACGCCCGTGGTGAAATCGCTGGCATGGTTGGTGTTATTTTTGATTTCACCGACCGCAAAAAAGCTGAAGACAGTTTGCGCTTTGCAGAAGAAAAATATCGTTCCATATTTGAAAATTCCCCGCTTGGCATTTTCCGTGTACGTCCTACCGGCGCGTTTGTTGACGTGAACCCTGCTTTTGCCAGAATGGTCGGCTACACCACTCCGCAAGAATTCATGGCACATGAAAATACAGCATTGGACGATCTGTTGCAGGGCGTAGATTTCCACAAAGCACGGGCCAACGAAATTTTAACATTTGAACGTTCACTATTACGTCCTGATAATACTACTATTGCCGCAAACATATCTATACGAGTTGTCCGTGACCGCTTAAATAATATTGAACTCCTTGAGGGCTTCTCAGAAAACATTACCACTCGCAAACGTGCAGAAAAAGCTCTGCGCAATTCAGAGCGTATGCTACAATCTGTTATGGACAATATCCCGCAGCTTGTTTCATGGAAAGGTAACGATTTTAGATACATGGGAAGCAACCGATCTTTTGACAGATTTTTTGATGTCAAGCATGCCCGTGAACTTATCGGCAAAACCGATTTTGAGTTCTTGTCCAACAGTCAAGATGCCGCGACCATGCAACAAGCTGAGAACATGGTGCTCGCCCACAATATTCCTCAGTTGAAGTCAAAAGAACGTATTACAGACAAAGACGGCAACCTTGTATGGCTGGAAATCAACCGCCTACCACTTCATGGAGACAAAGACGAAGTTGTAGGTCTGTTATCCACTGCGGAAGATATTACGCAGCGCATCAACCTTGAGCGCCAGTTACTGCAATCACAAAAAATGGAAGCTATCGGCACGCTGGCCGGCGGCATCGCGCATGACTTCAACAACATCCTTACATCCATCATCAACTCTGTTGAGCTGGCGCTTATTGATATCGATGAAGAAACACTTACTTGTAATGACCTTGCACGGGCACTGCGGGCCGCACAGCATGGCAGCAGTCTGGTTAAAAAAATTCTTACCTTCAGCAAACCATCTGTCGCAGGCTTCCGCACTACTGACCTTTTAGAAGTCATGAATGAGTCCGTTGGCCTTGTGTCCGCCTCTCTGCCGCGCAACATTAATATTGAAACAACATATAATGTTGACCACGCCCACACATTCGGTGACCCGACACAAATGAATCAGGTAATTATGAATATGTGCACAAACTCATTTCAGGCATTACGCGAACATGGTGGAACATTACGTCTGGAAGTTGACGAAGAATTTTTACCTGAAGAAAAAGCAAGCCAGTTCAATATTCCCGAAGGCGAATACTTCAAACTGATCATAGAAGATAATGGTCCCGGCATCACTTCAGAAATTCAGGATAAAATTTTTGACCCATTCTTCACCACAAAAGGAAAAACTGAAGGAACAGGATTAGGACTTTCTGTTGTGCTCGGAATCATTAAAGGACATGGTGGGGGAGTCGAAGTGAGCAGTATTCCTTTTGTCCGGACAGCCTTCACTATTTACCTGCCGCACATCGACCGACCTGTTCTTGAAGCAGAGACGCAACTCACAGAGAAGATTCTTCAAGGGGAAGGGCGTATTCTTTTTGTAGAAGACGATTCAGACCAACTCGAAACAATCCCCAGAGTTCTCAGAAACCTAGGCTATGAGGTTGACCCGATAGGCGATGCTGCGGTAGCTGCTACTATGATTAGCGAACGTCCAGAATCATGGGATCTCGTTATTACAGATTTTGACATGCCGGAACTGAATGGGCTTGAACTGGCAAAACACATCAGCAAAGCAGCACCGGAACTCCCTGTAATTATGGTTTCCGGCCGAAACATTGCAGCCAAGGGTGCAAGAGAAATTCCATCTGTGAAAACTCTTGTCAGCAAACCCTACAACAGTTCGATAATTGCAAAAGCTATTACGTCGGTACTTCGCCCGTTGCAATAA
- a CDS encoding sigma-54-dependent transcriptional regulator, protein MPNILIIDDDVNICETFESLLSRLQYNCATAQTIAKGFDLLREREFDVLFLDVRLPDGNGLDYLSDIAHFDNPPEVIILTGDGDPAGAETAIQRGVWDYLVKPASIKEITQTLKRVLKYRQEKLDKRGDTKTLEVAHMVGTSSIIRNCFNLMAQAASTDANVLITGETGTGKELTARTIHANSKRTQGDFVVVDCAALTETLLESTLFGHKKGAFTGAQTDKDGLVKLADNGTLFLDEVGEMPLNIQKSFLRFLQERVFRPVGGTVEEKSNFRLISATSRNLATMVEQGEFRRDLLFRLKTVHIELPALRLRNDDLELLSKFRIEQLCKQYGMPVKDFSADFFPMLAKYDWPGNVRELFNALEQALVAAGSESVLYARHLPADIRIKIAQANLTRGLENQTTHADKAPASEKSDKRAATPFSFSFDALPTLRQFKSDMEKKYLLQLIAQHGSNIHEMLETSGLSRSHFYALLKKYNISL, encoded by the coding sequence ATGCCCAACATTCTTATTATTGATGATGATGTTAATATCTGTGAGACATTTGAAAGTCTCCTTTCTCGCCTTCAATACAACTGCGCCACAGCGCAGACTATTGCCAAGGGTTTCGACCTGCTCCGTGAACGTGAATTTGACGTGCTTTTTCTTGATGTCCGTCTTCCTGACGGCAACGGACTGGACTACCTTTCCGACATTGCACACTTTGACAACCCACCGGAAGTCATCATCCTTACAGGAGACGGTGATCCTGCCGGCGCAGAAACAGCTATCCAACGCGGGGTATGGGATTATCTTGTAAAACCTGCTTCAATCAAAGAAATAACCCAGACGCTCAAACGTGTACTCAAATACCGTCAGGAAAAGCTGGATAAAAGAGGTGATACAAAAACATTGGAAGTTGCGCACATGGTTGGCACAAGCTCAATCATACGCAACTGCTTCAACCTTATGGCACAAGCCGCATCCACAGATGCCAACGTGCTCATCACTGGCGAAACCGGAACAGGTAAGGAACTCACCGCCCGCACCATCCATGCAAACAGCAAGCGTACCCAAGGCGATTTTGTTGTTGTAGACTGTGCAGCGCTTACCGAAACATTGCTTGAATCCACTCTCTTCGGACACAAAAAAGGTGCCTTTACCGGTGCGCAGACAGACAAAGACGGGCTTGTAAAACTCGCCGACAACGGCACCCTATTTCTTGATGAAGTGGGCGAAATGCCCCTTAATATCCAAAAATCATTTTTACGTTTTCTTCAGGAACGTGTATTTCGTCCTGTAGGAGGCACGGTGGAAGAAAAAAGTAACTTCCGCCTTATTTCTGCGACAAGCCGTAATTTAGCAACTATGGTTGAGCAGGGAGAGTTTCGCCGTGATCTTCTCTTCCGTTTAAAGACCGTCCATATTGAACTGCCTGCCCTTCGTTTACGTAACGATGATCTCGAGCTGTTGTCCAAATTCAGAATAGAACAGCTCTGTAAGCAATATGGAATGCCGGTTAAAGATTTTTCTGCGGACTTTTTCCCGATGCTGGCCAAGTATGACTGGCCCGGGAACGTTCGCGAACTGTTTAACGCTCTAGAACAGGCGTTAGTTGCAGCTGGTTCAGAATCTGTCTTATATGCCAGACACCTTCCAGCTGACATCCGAATTAAAATCGCACAGGCAAACCTTACACGAGGACTGGAAAATCAGACAACTCATGCTGACAAGGCTCCGGCGTCTGAAAAATCAGACAAACGAGCTGCAACTCCATTCTCTTTTTCGTTTGACGCGCTGCCAACACTACGACAGTTTAAGTCGGATATGGAAAAAAAGTACCTTTTACAGCTTATCGCACAGCATGGTTCCAACATTCATGAAATGCTGGAAACTTCGGGATTATCCCGCTCCCACTTCTATGCGTTGCTTAAAAAGTATAATATCTCCTTATAA